A genomic region of Thermodesulfobacteriota bacterium contains the following coding sequences:
- the yedF gene encoding sulfurtransferase-like selenium metabolism protein YedF — protein sequence MAETIDCRGLACPEPVLRVKAALGAAPAGAVSVRVDDPAARENVRRFAESQGCAVDVRDDGAGWLVTAVRGGACAEALAGPGAAATPEPAATAVLIASDGLGPEPELGKILLRAFLNTLGQASRRPAKLLFLNRGVFLTTEGSEALEALAELERGGTEILSCGTCLEFLGKKGALRVGKVSNMYDTVETLTGSYRVVSLS from the coding sequence ATGGCGGAGACGATCGACTGCCGGGGGCTCGCCTGCCCCGAGCCGGTGCTGCGGGTCAAGGCGGCCCTGGGGGCGGCGCCCGCAGGGGCGGTTTCGGTGCGGGTGGACGATCCCGCGGCCCGGGAGAACGTGCGCCGGTTCGCCGAGTCCCAGGGCTGCGCCGTGGACGTGCGGGACGACGGCGCGGGGTGGCTCGTCACCGCTGTGCGCGGTGGCGCGTGCGCCGAGGCCCTGGCCGGGCCCGGGGCCGCTGCGACACCAGAGCCGGCCGCCACCGCGGTGCTCATCGCGTCGGACGGGCTGGGCCCCGAGCCCGAGCTCGGGAAGATCCTCCTGCGGGCCTTCCTGAACACGCTGGGCCAGGCCAGCCGGCGCCCGGCGAAGCTCCTCTTCCTCAACCGGGGGGTCTTCCTCACCACCGAGGGGTCCGAGGCGCTCGAAGCCCTCGCCGAGCTCGAGCGGGGGGGCACCGAGATCCTCAGCTGCGGCACCTGCCTGGAGTTCCTGGGAAAGAAGGGCGCTCTGCGGGTGGGGAAGGTCTCGAACATGTACGACACCGTGGAGACCCTGACCGGCTCGTATCGGGTCGTGTCCCTCTCGTGA
- a CDS encoding MgtC/SapB family protein — translation MGAAFPFPELGQVLWPVAYRMTVSFLCGAIVGAEREWKGKPAGLRTNILICLGATLFTIVSELMPNLSPEGPHETTRIAAQIVTGVGFLGAGAILRSGRGVYGLTTAATIWLVAAIGMVVGAGFPLLGLLTAVMTVLTLTGLGRIERRILGACEMRTMEVRLGPDQPLARARLETVLESAVWPTRVECIQTGEGGTTVVFHYCARHASHRSVLWDLGQALH, via the coding sequence ATGGGCGCGGCATTTCCGTTTCCCGAGCTCGGGCAGGTACTGTGGCCGGTGGCCTACCGGATGACCGTCTCCTTCCTGTGCGGCGCCATCGTGGGTGCGGAGCGGGAGTGGAAGGGAAAGCCCGCCGGACTGCGGACGAACATCCTCATTTGCCTGGGGGCGACCCTCTTCACCATCGTCTCCGAGCTCATGCCGAATCTCTCGCCCGAAGGGCCCCACGAGACCACCCGCATCGCGGCGCAGATCGTGACCGGGGTGGGGTTTTTGGGGGCGGGCGCGATCCTGCGCAGCGGCCGGGGGGTGTACGGCCTCACGACGGCCGCCACCATCTGGCTCGTGGCGGCCATCGGGATGGTGGTGGGCGCGGGCTTTCCGCTCCTGGGCCTCCTGACCGCGGTGATGACGGTGCTGACCCTCACCGGCCTGGGGCGGATCGAGCGGCGCATCCTGGGGGCGTGCGAGATGCGCACTATGGAGGTCCGCCTAGGGCCAGACCAGCCGCTGGCTCGCGCGCGCCTCGAGACCGTGCTCGAATCGGCGGTGTGGCCGACCCGGGTGGAGTGCATCCAGACCGGCGAGGGGGGGACCACGGTGGTCTTCCACTACTGCGCGCGCCACGCGTCCCACCGGTCGGTCCTGTGGGATCTCGGCCAGGCCCTGCACTGA